The following proteins come from a genomic window of Drosophila sulfurigaster albostrigata strain 15112-1811.04 chromosome X, ASM2355843v2, whole genome shotgun sequence:
- the LOC133847915 gene encoding NEDD8 ultimate buster 1: protein MTQIDNVFTQVRALLQAQSVKLWEEPYYNEELGSIEASIELLADQFSSQLSIESSSCKCAIIELQDHALRKLAARREFNETGLATFKVRRIDNRKGTANIIDIKCDLNELGSTLQQTIATKLQLSDPNHVKCIAGGRIIAPNSTLAAQQLKNNQQLIIIVGGGAEGDNQNAGLHERITKIKADVEAVVASDTQLMEMEDQDGNPVFLPPNENKALLTGMGYCEKARASMHREDYEEALLLLLEADEQFAACNSKFLESVDNYALLNLDIVWCYLCLKNVSQLPDADRRLGICERSFRRSYGDNYSRLYALKGRGCPERALIMRLQLLQGVVLFHQNRRDAAYERFEAAAAVLSELKVNDEQLLLLVEMGYDVSDARLALRSSSGNVERAVQFIHQRKQQLRDARKQSKSERAMHRRYEQQTLKDSDWVNPRSICTLTEMGFDRHLAAAALKRADNDVPRAVELLQTGSAELRASLPSVESVDDVQLNALLQLGFPEATARAALEATRNDLLRASDFLLKAMQSEEELLQTVERVAKLASEDVSGVASTSQGSGAAATTNAALIDAVLQKAKCEIDAYQAYKRLHADLTHNEQDYLDLPLQQEEQLLAEYRNLLEQ from the exons atgaCGCAGATTGATAACGTGTTCACGCAAGTGCGTGCTTTGCTGCAAGCGCAGTCAGTGAAGCTGTGGGAGGAGCCCTACTATAACGAGGAGCTCGGCAGCATTGAGGCATCCATCGAG CTCCTGGCTGATCAATTCAGCTCCCAGCTGAGCATCGAATCCTCCAGTTGCAAGTGCGCCATCATTGAGCTGCAGGATCATGCACTGCGCAAACTTGCTGCACGCCGTGAGTTCAACGAGACGGGCTTGGCCACGTTCAAGGTGCGTCGCATCGACAATCGCAAAGGAACCGCCAACATCATCGACATCAAGTGTGATCTCAACGAGCTGGGCTCCACGCTGCAGCAGACGATTGCCACCAAGCTGCAGCTGAGCGATCCGAATCACGTCAAGTGCATCGCAGGCGGTCGCATCATTGCACCCAACAGCACTTTGGCTGCTCAGCAGCTGAAGAACAATCAACAGCTCATTATCATTGTCGGCGGTGGCGCCGAGGGCGACAATCAAAATGCGGGACTCCACGAGCGCATTACCAAGATTAAGGCTGATGTGGAGGCTGTGGTCGCCTCCGACACTCAGCTCATGGAG ATGGAGGATCAGGATGGCAATCCGGTGTTCCTGCCACCCAATGAAAACAAGGCGCTGCTCACTGGGATGGGATACTGCGAGAAGGCACGCGCCTCAATGCATCGCGAGGATTACGAGgaggcgctgctgctgctcctcgagGCGGATGAACAGTTTGCGGCATGCAACTCCAAGTTTCTGGAGTCCGTGGACAACTATGCGCTCCTCAATCTGGACATTGTGTGGTGCTATCTCTGCCTGAAGAACGTATCGCAATTGCCCGACGCTGATCGTCGTCTGGGCATCTGTGAGCGCAGCTTTCGACGCAGCTACGGCGACAACTATTCGCGCCTCTATGCGCTCAAAGGACGCGGCTGTCCAGAGCGTGCACTCATTATGCGCCTCCAGTTGCTTCAGGGTGTTGTGCTCTTCCATCAGAATCGCCGCGATGCGGCCTACGAACGCTTTGAGGCTGCCGCAGCGGTGCTCAGCGAACTGAAGGTGAACgatgagcagctgctgctcctcgtCGAGATGGGTTACGATGTCAGTGATGCGCGGCTCGCACTCCGCTCCAGCTCGGGCAACGTGGAGCGCGCCGTGCAGTTCATTCATCAgcgcaagcagcagctgcgcgaTGCACGCAAGCAATCAAAGTCGGAGCGGGCAATGCATCGACGCTACGAACAGCAGACGCTCAAGGACAGCGACTGGGTGAATCCGCGCAGCATCTGCACACTCACCGAGATGGGTTTCGATCGTCATCTGGCTGCCGCCGCGCTCAAGCGTGCCGACAACGATGTGCCACGAGCG GTGGAACTGCTGCAGACGGGCTCAGCGGAGTTGCGCGCCAGTTTGCCATCGGTAGAGAGCGTGGACGACGTGCAGCTGAATGCGTTGCTGCAGTTGGGTTTTCCCGAGGCGACGGCACGCGCCGCTCTCGAAGCCACACGCAACGATTTGCTCCGTGCCAGCGACTTTCTGCTCAAGGCCATGCAGAGCGAGGAGGAGTTGCTGCAGACGGTGGAGCGCGTTGCCAAGCTGGCCAGCGAAGATGTCAGTGGCGTTGCATCCACGTCGCAGGGAAGTGGAGCAGCAGCCACGACGAATGCGGCACTCATCGATGCTGTGCTGCAGAAGGCGAAATGCGAAATTGATGCGTATCAGGCGTACAAACGTTTGCATGCGGATCTGACCCACAACGAGCAGGATTATCTGGATCTACCGCTGCAGCAGgaggagcagctgctggcCGAGTATCGCAATCTGCTGGAGCAATAA
- the LOC133847737 gene encoding uncharacterized protein LOC133847737: MLKTDAHQIASVPKSKRNKMKVKQKPTAAASVTAAAGVAVPGKQRSKVEETTARPRLATAGTQCERERKHEAARKEREAQAQLKRTATSTSTVTQAARTRTKPMRRSASASKATVRERQTTAKSAAAAGSAASNEEEAAQLRLQLEHLAQLSQRDFEREFRKWMAQEGIEGKVQAQVRMDLINSFNSTSLGKLLRKASASACGMPRTPFEFKSQEQPTVDCVPMTLALHTLVAEFLYAHNCHYTLSVYCSELPPRHTLPDFESRTAFRFKPEELQQLLVDTLGGGEQHEQLCQTLLRLYDEQQISLLRACFQVLVEAQQRAVNSTFTSSPLEQRTTMTQTLPTACLPTQPNVDTSKLFPAGELVIADSDARSVFIGARVSQSLLGVEQQLGQLMHNMDKLWKSCAPPVEIISQSAFEQLVQRELLERQRLHSVGQTLEPGQTALQLPQSQSQLQPQQQQSKELVDAGNTVQSPAGPIQLPAEAASVPKLPQLHSEQLASLAMVQQALQQLQQQLQQPQQSMQLTLDRMETLVGELAGCIQTLSNVLNLAMEQEYAVGRHKGFKLGYREGFAHGHFMGIQEGMQSAEQQQQQQQKVEQPKPPSPSPPPRPQLKDSSSQTPQPPTPVKVSKRSVASQTPHKRQRHRTTSMERHLEALQRHVASQTAAGCHEGRSYEQWIYEMLHSSSGQIFLERVELSLNKALELQKKRLDELFNVKLRHHAEMMRLNSRQSSWRTLCRHVERDSQSMEARDLVHKIFRLLEHYDHHHQLLAEKIQQTEKAAEQAARIEPVWKDASARVTACNVTPASTATKSTPTVAEAASLATAASMPKSLQAAFVASSLPPTSSHQFAAIPDAFHTTLPAVEPTTFPAAAEAASNGVSAFPAAAESAPNVGPASLPSLVASTLPGIAPAPLPSVLPAVLPGPLASHLQAFPAASAPAPAMTMPTLFTHFLLPFAAPATEPAATAPTAAAAASESSGRPLMHNVSTNTQRATKERPQPAPSFNEALLSAKNRMLQLEQESDLLEQSFLGYLERARTQKQKVHISAGCALEQQQLHRTLDNFREWQLRMRREDASATVAAAVPTPTQGQPVVISPIYSGSELDTDSYQFTNAIAVARHKLLSELHATAEPRPPATTAEIVSSNNRLLVDQVQDETQELLSRVEATLARVSKPASLQLLTAESQMPLEDPLEALSSNTHSSLEQIAAITTPPASRKLQRSMAKMQLLFGEQQTTTTNLKRPWSAPIVQLNPTQLATRPHTAPSSLTDAPAGAGGDNLLGLLDALSDVGSSTGNSSSSSNLISSMGRKSPVAFAGISTASHASSSAGTLSPSQEFWKRMNM; encoded by the exons ATGCTCAAAACTGATGCACACCAAATTGCCAGTGTTCCAaaatcgaaacgaaacaaaatgaaagtaaaacaaaagccaactgctgctgcgtcCGTCACCGCAGCCGCCGGCGTCGCAGTCCCTGGTAAACAGCGAAGCAAAGTGgaagaaacaacagcaaggcCGCGTCTGGCGACGGCGGGGACACAATGCGAACGCGAGCGTAAGCACGAAGCAGCgcgcaaagagagagaagcgcAGGCGCAACTCAAACGCacagcgacgtcaacgtcgacaGTGACGCAGGCAGCGCGGACTAGAACAAAGCCAATGCGGCGCAGCGCAAGTGCAAGTAAAGCGACagtgcgagagagacagacaacTGCTAAgagcgctgctgctgctggcagcgcTGCATCGAATGAAGAGGAAGCAGCGCAGCTGCGACTGCAGCTGGAGCATTTGGCGCAGCTGTCGCAGCGGGACTTTGAGCGCGAGTTCCGCAAGTGGATGGCGCAAGAGGGGATCGAGGGCAAGGTGCAGGCGCAGGTGCGCATGGACTTGATCAACAGCTTTAACAGCACATCGCTGG GTAAACTGCTGCGCAAGGCATCGGCATCCGCTTGTGGCATGCCACGCACACCCTTCGAATTCAAATCTCAGGAGCAGCCGACGGTGGACTGCGTGCCCATGACGCTGGCGCTGCACACACTTGTGGCCGAGTTTCTCTACGCGCACAACTGCCACTACACGCTGTCCGTCTACTGCAGCGAGCTGCCGCCGCGTCACACGCTGCCCGACTTTGAGAGTCGCACAGCGTTTCGCTTCAAGCCCGAggaactgcagcagctgctcgtTGACACGCTTGGCGGAGGCGAGCAGCATGAACAGCTGTGCCAAACGCTGCTGCGTCTCTACGACGAACAACAAATCTCGCTGCTGCGCGCCTGCTTCCAGGTGCTTGTCGAGGCACAGCAGCGTGCTGTGAACTCGACGTTCACCAGCAGCCCGCTGGAGCAGCGCACGACGATGACACAAACGCTGCCCACAGCTTGCCTCCCCACGCAGCCGAATGTGGACACCAGCAAACTATTCCCAGCCGGCGAACTTGTGATTGCTGACAGCGATGCGAGAAGCGTGTTCATTGGTGCACGCGTCTCGCAATCACTGCTGGGcgtggagcagcagctgggGCAGCTGATGCACAACATGGACAAGTTGTGGAAATCGTGTGCGCCGCCTGTGGAGATCATTTCGCAGTCGGCATTCGAGCAGTTGGTGCAGCGGGAGTTGCTTGAGCGCCAGCGGCTGCACAGCGTCGGGCAAACTTTGGAGCCTGGACAGACGGCGCTGCAAttgccgcagtcgcagtcgcagctgcagccacaacagcagcagtcgaagGAGCTTGTCGATGCTGGGAATACGGTGCAGTCGCCAGCTGGTCCCATTCAGCTGCCTGCGGAGGCGGCATCTGTGCCCAAGTTGCCGCAGCTGCATAGCGAGCAGCTCGCCAGTCTGGCCATGGTGCAACAGGCtctgcaacagttgcagcaacaattgcaacaaccacagcaaagCATGCAGCTAACGCTGGACAGGATGGAGACGTTGGTGGGCGAACTCGCCGGCTGCATACAGACGCTGAGCAATGTGCTCAATCTGGCCATGGAACAGGAGTATGCTGTAGGCAGGCACAAAGGCTTCAAGCTCGGCTATCGCGAGGGCTTTGCGCACGGGCACTTCATGGGCATACAGGAAGGCATGCAATCcgccgagcagcagcaacagcagcagcagaaagtgGAGCAACCTAAGCCACCATCACCATCGCCACCGCCACGTCCGCAGCTTAAGGATTCATCGAGTCAAACGCCGCAGCCGCCAACGCCAGTGAAAGTCTCTAAACGTTCGGTGGCCAGTCAAACCCCACACAAGCGACAGCGACACCGGACCACAAGCATGGAGCGGCATCTGGAGGCGTTGCAACGTCATGTTGCCAGCCAGACTGCTGCTGGTTGTCACGAGGGTCGCAGCTACGAGCAATGGATCTATGAGATgctgcacagcagcagcggtcAGATATTTCTGGAGCGCGTCGAACTTTCGCTGAACAAGGCGCTGGAGCTGCAGAAGAAGCGACTCGATGAGCTCTTCAATGTGAAGCTGCGTCATCATGCCGAGATGATGCGTCTCAACAGCAGGCAAAGTTCCTGGCGC ACACTGTGTCGCCATGTGGAACGCGATTCGCAGTCGATGGAGGCACGCGATCTGGTGCACAAGATCTTTCGCCTCTTAGAACActatgatcatcatcatcagctgctCGCCGAAAAGATTCAGCAAACGGAAAAGGCCGCCGAGCAGGCAGCACGCATTGAGCCGGTCTGGAAGGATGCCAGCGCCCGGGTAACCGCATGCAATGTGACGCCCGCCTCCACGGCAACCAAATCGACTCCAACGGTAGCAGAAGCAGCTTCGCTGGCCACAGCTGCCTCAATGCCGAAGTCACTACAGGCCGCTTTCGTTGCAAGTTCACTGCCGCCCACGTCGAGTCATCAATTTGCCGCCATTCCGGATGCTTTTCACACTACGCTGCCAGCTGTTGAGCCAACTACATTTCCCGCTGCCGCAGAGGCTGCTTCAAATGGTGTATCTGCATTTCCGGCTGCTGCAGAGTCTGCTCCAAATGTTGGCCCCGCATCTCTGCCGAGTCTCGTTGCCAGCACTCTTCCAGGAATTGCGCCCGCTCCGCTGCCAAGTGTTCTACCAGCTGTTCTCCCAGGTCCTCTGGCGAGTCATCTCCAGGCCTTTCCAGCTGCCTCAGCGCCCGCTCCTGCGATGACAATGCCCACATTATTCACACATTTTCTGCTGCCTTTTGCTGCGCCAGCGACTGAGCCAGCGGCCACAGCgccaacagctgctgctgccgccagcGAATCTTCTGGACGTCCGCTGATGCACAATGTGTCCACAAATACGCAGCGTGCCACCAAGGAGCGACCGCAGCCGGCGCCGAGCTTTAACGAAGCGCTGCTCAGTGCCAA AAATCGCAtgctgcagctggagcagGAGAGCGATCTGCTAGAGCAGAGCTTTCTGGGTTATCTGGAGCGTGCGCGTACCCAGAAACAAAAGGTCCACATCAGCGCCGGCTGTgcgctggagcagcagcaattgcatcGCACGCTCGACAACTTTCGTGAGTGGCAGCTGCGCATGCGTAGAGAGGATGCCTCAGccacagttgcagcagcagttccaactccaactcaaGGACAACCAGTTGTGATCTCGCCCATTTACAGCGGCTCCGAGCTGGACACGGATAGCTATCAGTTCACCAATGCGATTGCGGTGGCGCGTCACAAACTGCTCTCGGAGTTGCATGCTACAGCTGAGCCCAGGCCTCCGGCGACAACAGCGGAGATTGTGAGTAGCAACAACAGATTGCTCGTCGATCAAGTGCAGGATGAAACCCAGGAGCTGTTGAGTCGCGTCGAGGCGACACTGGCGCGTGTCTCGAAGCCGGCGAGCCTGCAACTGCTCACAGCGGAGTCACAAATGCCGCTAGAGGATCCACTCGAAGCTCTGAGCAGCAACACGCACTCGTCGCTGGAGCAGATCGCAGCCATAACGACGCCGCCAGCAAGTCGCAAGCTACAGCGTTCGATGGCCAAGATGCAGCTGCTCTTTGGCGAGCAGcaaacaacgacgacgaacCTCAAGCGTCCATGGAGTGCGCCCATCGTTCAGTTGAACCCGACTCAATTGGCAACGCGACCTCACACAGCGCCCAGCAGCTTAACGGATGCGCCAGCTGGAGCTGGTGGCGACAATCTGCTGGGACTGCTCGATGCACTCAGCGATGTCGGCAGCAGcactggcaacagcagcagcagcagcaatctaATCAGCAGCATGGGTCGCAAGTCTCCGGTTGCGTTTGCCGGCATCTCTACTGCATCGCATGCCAGCTCCAGTGCGGGGACTTTGTCGCCCAGTCAAGAGTTCTGGAAGCGCATGAATATGTGA